From the genome of Salvelinus fontinalis isolate EN_2023a chromosome 20, ASM2944872v1, whole genome shotgun sequence, one region includes:
- the LOC129817873 gene encoding dihydrolipoyllysine-residue succinyltransferase component of 2-oxoglutarate dehydrogenase complex, mitochondrial-like isoform X1, with protein sequence MLSHSRCLCRTLGRSLSALSQCNNVLAGRTASGLSTGNRVVYGNTQLCESPSSIVFHIRSFKTSAARREEVVTVNTPPFSESITEGDVRWEKAVGDSVKEDEVVCEIETDKTSLQVPSPAAGVVTELLVPDGGRVEAGNPLFKLKRGAAASEAAPAAEVPAAVKAAPAAEVPAAVKAAPAAEVPAAAAAPPPTLAAVPVAVPPLAAQAKPFSAVKPTATPPAAAAHGARTESRVKMNRMRLRIAQRLKEAQQTCAMLTTFNEIDMSNIQEMRKLHKDAFQKKHNIELGFMSAFVKASAHALMDQPSVNGVIDDTTKEIVYRDYVDISVAVATSKGLVVYVLLFTRDWLYMCSSSPGTGCICAPLHQGLVVYVLLFTRDWLYMCSSSPGTGCICAPLHQGLVVYVLLFTRDWLYMCSSSPGTGCICAPLHQGLVVYVLLFTRDWLYMCSSSPGTGCICAPLHQGLVVMCSSSPGTGCICAPLHLGLVVYVPLFTRDWLYMCPSSPGTGCICAPLHQGLVVYVLLFTRDWLYMCSSSPGTGCICAPLHQGLVVYVLLFTRDWLYMCSSSPGTGCICAPLHLGLVVYVLLFTRDWL encoded by the exons TGTAATAATGTGCTGGCTGGAAGGACTGCTTCAG GCCTCTCCACTGGCAACAGGGTTGTCTACGGGAACACTCAGTT aTGTGAGTCTCCGTCATCAATTGTCTTCCACATTAGATCCTTCAAGACGTCTGCAGCACGTA ggGAGGAAGTTGTCACTGTCAACACCCCTCCGTTCTCTGAGTCGATCACAGAAGGGGACGTCAGGTGGGAGAAAG CTGTTGGAGATTCAGTGAAAGAGGATGAGGTGGTGTGTGAGATCGAGACTGACAAG ACCTCGTTGCAGGTGCCGTCTCCGGCGGCCGGTGTGGTCACGGAGCTCCTGGTGCCAgatggagggagggtagaggctgGGAATCCCCTCTTCAAACTCAAAAGAGGAG CAGCAGCATCCGAAGCCGCCCCAGCAGCAGAGGTCCCTGCAGCAGTCAAAGCCGCCCCAGCAGCAGAGGTCCCTGCAGCAGTCAAAGCCGCCCCAGCAGCAGAGGTCCCTGCAGCAGCCGCTGCCCCTCCCCCAACGCTGGCCGCCGTCCCTGTTGCCGTACCCCCCTTGGCAGCACAAGCCAAACCTT tttCTGCGGTCAAGCCCACTGCAacaccaccagcagcagcagcccaTGGGGCCAGGACAGAGAGCAGG GTAAAGATGAATCGTATGAGGCTGAGGATCGCCCAGCGACTGAAGGAGGCTCAGCAGACCTGTGCCATGCTCACCACCTTCAACGAGATAGACATGAG CAACATCCAGGAGATGAGGAAGCTCCATAAAGATGCTTTCCAGAAGAAACATAACATCGAGCTTGGCTTCATGTCGGCCTTCGTTAAGGCTTCAGCCCACGCTCTCATGGACCAGCCTTCTGTCAACGGAG TGATTGATGATACAACCAAAGAGATAGTTTACAGGGATTATGTCGATATCAGTGTGGCTGTGGCCACTTCGAAG GGACTGGTTGTATATGTGCTCCTCTTCACCAGGGACTGGTTGTATATGTGCTCCTCTTCACCTGGGACTGGTTGTATATGTGCTCCTCTTCACCAGGGACTGGTTGTATATGTGCTCCTCTTCACCAGGGACTGGTTGTATATGTGCTCCTCTTCACCAGGGACTGGTTGTATATGTGCTCCTCTTCACCAGGGACTGGTTGTATATGTGCTCCTCTTCACCAGGGACTGGTTGTATATGTGCTCCTCTTCACCTGGGACTGGTTGTATATGTGCTCCTCTTCACCAGGGACTGGTTGTATATGTGCTCCTCTTCACCAGGGACTGGTTGTATATGTGCTCCTCTTCACCAGGGACTGGTTGTATATGTGCTCCTCTTCACCAGGGACTGGTTGTAATGTGCTCCTCTTCACCAGGGACTGGTTGTATATGTGCTCCTCTTCACCTGGGACTGGTTGTATATGTGCCCCTCTTCACCAGGGACTGGTTGTATATGTGCCCCTCTTCACCAGGGACTGGTTGTATATGTGCTCCTCTTCACCAGGGACTGGTTGTATATGTGCTCCTCTTCACCAGGGACTGGTTGTATATGTGCTCCTCTTCACCAGGGACTGGTTGTATATGTGCTCCTCTTCACCAGGGACTGGTTGTATATGTGCTCCTCTTCACCAGGGACTGGTTGTATATGTGCTCCTCTTCACCAGGGACTGGTTGTATATGTGCTCCTCTTCACCTGGGACTGGTTGTATATGTGCTCCTCTTCACCAGGGACTGGTTGTAA
- the LOC129817873 gene encoding dihydrolipoyllysine-residue succinyltransferase component of 2-oxoglutarate dehydrogenase complex, mitochondrial-like isoform X2 — MLSHSRCLCRTLGRSLSALSQCNNVLAGRTASGLSTGNRVVYGNTQLCESPSSIVFHIRSFKTSAARREEVVTVNTPPFSESITEGDVRWEKAVGDSVKEDEVVCEIETDKTSLQVPSPAAGVVTELLVPDGGRVEAGNPLFKLKRGAASEAAPAAEVPAAVKAAPAAEVPAAVKAAPAAEVPAAAAAPPPTLAAVPVAVPPLAAQAKPFSAVKPTATPPAAAAHGARTESRVKMNRMRLRIAQRLKEAQQTCAMLTTFNEIDMSNIQEMRKLHKDAFQKKHNIELGFMSAFVKASAHALMDQPSVNGVIDDTTKEIVYRDYVDISVAVATSKGLVVYVLLFTRDWLYMCSSSPGTGCICAPLHQGLVVYVLLFTRDWLYMCSSSPGTGCICAPLHQGLVVYVLLFTRDWLYMCSSSPGTGCICAPLHQGLVVYVLLFTRDWLYMCSSSPGTGCICAPLHQGLVVMCSSSPGTGCICAPLHLGLVVYVPLFTRDWLYMCPSSPGTGCICAPLHQGLVVYVLLFTRDWLYMCSSSPGTGCICAPLHQGLVVYVLLFTRDWLYMCSSSPGTGCICAPLHLGLVVYVLLFTRDWL, encoded by the exons TGTAATAATGTGCTGGCTGGAAGGACTGCTTCAG GCCTCTCCACTGGCAACAGGGTTGTCTACGGGAACACTCAGTT aTGTGAGTCTCCGTCATCAATTGTCTTCCACATTAGATCCTTCAAGACGTCTGCAGCACGTA ggGAGGAAGTTGTCACTGTCAACACCCCTCCGTTCTCTGAGTCGATCACAGAAGGGGACGTCAGGTGGGAGAAAG CTGTTGGAGATTCAGTGAAAGAGGATGAGGTGGTGTGTGAGATCGAGACTGACAAG ACCTCGTTGCAGGTGCCGTCTCCGGCGGCCGGTGTGGTCACGGAGCTCCTGGTGCCAgatggagggagggtagaggctgGGAATCCCCTCTTCAAACTCAAAAGAGGAG CAGCATCCGAAGCCGCCCCAGCAGCAGAGGTCCCTGCAGCAGTCAAAGCCGCCCCAGCAGCAGAGGTCCCTGCAGCAGTCAAAGCCGCCCCAGCAGCAGAGGTCCCTGCAGCAGCCGCTGCCCCTCCCCCAACGCTGGCCGCCGTCCCTGTTGCCGTACCCCCCTTGGCAGCACAAGCCAAACCTT tttCTGCGGTCAAGCCCACTGCAacaccaccagcagcagcagcccaTGGGGCCAGGACAGAGAGCAGG GTAAAGATGAATCGTATGAGGCTGAGGATCGCCCAGCGACTGAAGGAGGCTCAGCAGACCTGTGCCATGCTCACCACCTTCAACGAGATAGACATGAG CAACATCCAGGAGATGAGGAAGCTCCATAAAGATGCTTTCCAGAAGAAACATAACATCGAGCTTGGCTTCATGTCGGCCTTCGTTAAGGCTTCAGCCCACGCTCTCATGGACCAGCCTTCTGTCAACGGAG TGATTGATGATACAACCAAAGAGATAGTTTACAGGGATTATGTCGATATCAGTGTGGCTGTGGCCACTTCGAAG GGACTGGTTGTATATGTGCTCCTCTTCACCAGGGACTGGTTGTATATGTGCTCCTCTTCACCTGGGACTGGTTGTATATGTGCTCCTCTTCACCAGGGACTGGTTGTATATGTGCTCCTCTTCACCAGGGACTGGTTGTATATGTGCTCCTCTTCACCAGGGACTGGTTGTATATGTGCTCCTCTTCACCAGGGACTGGTTGTATATGTGCTCCTCTTCACCAGGGACTGGTTGTATATGTGCTCCTCTTCACCTGGGACTGGTTGTATATGTGCTCCTCTTCACCAGGGACTGGTTGTATATGTGCTCCTCTTCACCAGGGACTGGTTGTATATGTGCTCCTCTTCACCAGGGACTGGTTGTATATGTGCTCCTCTTCACCAGGGACTGGTTGTAATGTGCTCCTCTTCACCAGGGACTGGTTGTATATGTGCTCCTCTTCACCTGGGACTGGTTGTATATGTGCCCCTCTTCACCAGGGACTGGTTGTATATGTGCCCCTCTTCACCAGGGACTGGTTGTATATGTGCTCCTCTTCACCAGGGACTGGTTGTATATGTGCTCCTCTTCACCAGGGACTGGTTGTATATGTGCTCCTCTTCACCAGGGACTGGTTGTATATGTGCTCCTCTTCACCAGGGACTGGTTGTATATGTGCTCCTCTTCACCAGGGACTGGTTGTATATGTGCTCCTCTTCACCAGGGACTGGTTGTATATGTGCTCCTCTTCACCTGGGACTGGTTGTATATGTGCTCCTCTTCACCAGGGACTGGTTGTAA
- the LOC129817873 gene encoding dihydrolipoyllysine-residue succinyltransferase component of 2-oxoglutarate dehydrogenase complex, mitochondrial-like isoform X5 yields MLSHSRCLCRTLGRSLSALSQCNNVLAGRTASGLSTGNRVVYGNTQLCESPSSIVFHIRSFKTSAARREEVVTVNTPPFSESITEGDVRWEKAVGDSVKEDEVVCEIETDKTSLQVPSPAAGVVTELLVPDGGRVEAGNPLFKLKRGAAASEAAPAAEVPAAVKAAPAAEVPAAVKAAPAAEVPAAAAAPPPTLAAVPVAVPPLAAQAKPFSAVKPTATPPAAAAHGARTESRVKMNRMRLRIAQRLKEAQQTCAMLTTFNEIDMSNIQEMRKLHKDAFQKKHNIELGFMSAFVKASAHALMDQPSVNGVIDDTTKEIVYRDYVDISVAVATSKGLVVSVIRNVETMNFADVEKTINGLGEKARNNLLAVEDMDGGTFTISNGGVFGSLFGTPIINPPQSAILGMHGIFDRPVAIGGKVEIRPMMYVALTYDHRLVDGREAVTFLRKIKSVVEDPRVLLLDM; encoded by the exons TGTAATAATGTGCTGGCTGGAAGGACTGCTTCAG GCCTCTCCACTGGCAACAGGGTTGTCTACGGGAACACTCAGTT aTGTGAGTCTCCGTCATCAATTGTCTTCCACATTAGATCCTTCAAGACGTCTGCAGCACGTA ggGAGGAAGTTGTCACTGTCAACACCCCTCCGTTCTCTGAGTCGATCACAGAAGGGGACGTCAGGTGGGAGAAAG CTGTTGGAGATTCAGTGAAAGAGGATGAGGTGGTGTGTGAGATCGAGACTGACAAG ACCTCGTTGCAGGTGCCGTCTCCGGCGGCCGGTGTGGTCACGGAGCTCCTGGTGCCAgatggagggagggtagaggctgGGAATCCCCTCTTCAAACTCAAAAGAGGAG CAGCAGCATCCGAAGCCGCCCCAGCAGCAGAGGTCCCTGCAGCAGTCAAAGCCGCCCCAGCAGCAGAGGTCCCTGCAGCAGTCAAAGCCGCCCCAGCAGCAGAGGTCCCTGCAGCAGCCGCTGCCCCTCCCCCAACGCTGGCCGCCGTCCCTGTTGCCGTACCCCCCTTGGCAGCACAAGCCAAACCTT tttCTGCGGTCAAGCCCACTGCAacaccaccagcagcagcagcccaTGGGGCCAGGACAGAGAGCAGG GTAAAGATGAATCGTATGAGGCTGAGGATCGCCCAGCGACTGAAGGAGGCTCAGCAGACCTGTGCCATGCTCACCACCTTCAACGAGATAGACATGAG CAACATCCAGGAGATGAGGAAGCTCCATAAAGATGCTTTCCAGAAGAAACATAACATCGAGCTTGGCTTCATGTCGGCCTTCGTTAAGGCTTCAGCCCACGCTCTCATGGACCAGCCTTCTGTCAACGGAG TGATTGATGATACAACCAAAGAGATAGTTTACAGGGATTATGTCGATATCAGTGTGGCTGTGGCCACTTCGAAG GGACTGGTTGTATCGGTTATTCGCAACGTAGAGACCATGAACTTTGCTGACGTTGAGAAAACCATCAACGGTCTGGGAGAGAAG GCTCGTAATAATTTGCTGGCTGTGGAGGACATGGACGGAGGTACCTTCACCATCAGTAACGGGGGAGTGTTCGGGTCCTTGTTCGGCACGCCCATCATCAACCCACCCCAGTCTGCCATCCTGGGCATGCACGGTATCTTCGACAGGCCTGTGGCCATCGGCGGCAAG gtgGAGATCCGGCCCATGATGTACGTGGCTCTGACCTATGACCATCGGCTGGTCGACGGCAGAGAGGCAGTCACCTTCCTGCGTAAAATCAAGTCTGTGGTGGAGGATCCCCGCGTTCTTCTGCTCGACATGTGA
- the LOC129817873 gene encoding dihydrolipoyllysine-residue succinyltransferase component of 2-oxoglutarate dehydrogenase complex, mitochondrial-like isoform X3: MLSHSRCLCRTLGRSLSALSQCNNVLAGRTASGLSTGNRVVYGNTQLCESPSSIVFHIRSFKTSAARREEVVTVNTPPFSESITEGDVRWEKAVGDSVKEDEVVCEIETDKTSLQVPSPAAGVVTELLVPDGGRVEAGNPLFKLKRGASEAAPAAEVPAAVKAAPAAEVPAAVKAAPAAEVPAAAAAPPPTLAAVPVAVPPLAAQAKPFSAVKPTATPPAAAAHGARTESRVKMNRMRLRIAQRLKEAQQTCAMLTTFNEIDMSNIQEMRKLHKDAFQKKHNIELGFMSAFVKASAHALMDQPSVNGVIDDTTKEIVYRDYVDISVAVATSKGLVVYVLLFTRDWLYMCSSSPGTGCICAPLHQGLVVYVLLFTRDWLYMCSSSPGTGCICAPLHQGLVVYVLLFTRDWLYMCSSSPGTGCICAPLHQGLVVYVLLFTRDWLYMCSSSPGTGCICAPLHQGLVVMCSSSPGTGCICAPLHLGLVVYVPLFTRDWLYMCPSSPGTGCICAPLHQGLVVYVLLFTRDWLYMCSSSPGTGCICAPLHQGLVVYVLLFTRDWLYMCSSSPGTGCICAPLHLGLVVYVLLFTRDWL, translated from the exons TGTAATAATGTGCTGGCTGGAAGGACTGCTTCAG GCCTCTCCACTGGCAACAGGGTTGTCTACGGGAACACTCAGTT aTGTGAGTCTCCGTCATCAATTGTCTTCCACATTAGATCCTTCAAGACGTCTGCAGCACGTA ggGAGGAAGTTGTCACTGTCAACACCCCTCCGTTCTCTGAGTCGATCACAGAAGGGGACGTCAGGTGGGAGAAAG CTGTTGGAGATTCAGTGAAAGAGGATGAGGTGGTGTGTGAGATCGAGACTGACAAG ACCTCGTTGCAGGTGCCGTCTCCGGCGGCCGGTGTGGTCACGGAGCTCCTGGTGCCAgatggagggagggtagaggctgGGAATCCCCTCTTCAAACTCAAAAGAGGAG CATCCGAAGCCGCCCCAGCAGCAGAGGTCCCTGCAGCAGTCAAAGCCGCCCCAGCAGCAGAGGTCCCTGCAGCAGTCAAAGCCGCCCCAGCAGCAGAGGTCCCTGCAGCAGCCGCTGCCCCTCCCCCAACGCTGGCCGCCGTCCCTGTTGCCGTACCCCCCTTGGCAGCACAAGCCAAACCTT tttCTGCGGTCAAGCCCACTGCAacaccaccagcagcagcagcccaTGGGGCCAGGACAGAGAGCAGG GTAAAGATGAATCGTATGAGGCTGAGGATCGCCCAGCGACTGAAGGAGGCTCAGCAGACCTGTGCCATGCTCACCACCTTCAACGAGATAGACATGAG CAACATCCAGGAGATGAGGAAGCTCCATAAAGATGCTTTCCAGAAGAAACATAACATCGAGCTTGGCTTCATGTCGGCCTTCGTTAAGGCTTCAGCCCACGCTCTCATGGACCAGCCTTCTGTCAACGGAG TGATTGATGATACAACCAAAGAGATAGTTTACAGGGATTATGTCGATATCAGTGTGGCTGTGGCCACTTCGAAG GGACTGGTTGTATATGTGCTCCTCTTCACCAGGGACTGGTTGTATATGTGCTCCTCTTCACCTGGGACTGGTTGTATATGTGCTCCTCTTCACCAGGGACTGGTTGTATATGTGCTCCTCTTCACCAGGGACTGGTTGTATATGTGCTCCTCTTCACCAGGGACTGGTTGTATATGTGCTCCTCTTCACCAGGGACTGGTTGTATATGTGCTCCTCTTCACCAGGGACTGGTTGTATATGTGCTCCTCTTCACCTGGGACTGGTTGTATATGTGCTCCTCTTCACCAGGGACTGGTTGTATATGTGCTCCTCTTCACCAGGGACTGGTTGTATATGTGCTCCTCTTCACCAGGGACTGGTTGTATATGTGCTCCTCTTCACCAGGGACTGGTTGTAATGTGCTCCTCTTCACCAGGGACTGGTTGTATATGTGCTCCTCTTCACCTGGGACTGGTTGTATATGTGCCCCTCTTCACCAGGGACTGGTTGTATATGTGCCCCTCTTCACCAGGGACTGGTTGTATATGTGCTCCTCTTCACCAGGGACTGGTTGTATATGTGCTCCTCTTCACCAGGGACTGGTTGTATATGTGCTCCTCTTCACCAGGGACTGGTTGTATATGTGCTCCTCTTCACCAGGGACTGGTTGTATATGTGCTCCTCTTCACCAGGGACTGGTTGTATATGTGCTCCTCTTCACCAGGGACTGGTTGTATATGTGCTCCTCTTCACCTGGGACTGGTTGTATATGTGCTCCTCTTCACCAGGGACTGGTTGTAA
- the LOC129817873 gene encoding dihydrolipoyllysine-residue succinyltransferase component of 2-oxoglutarate dehydrogenase complex, mitochondrial-like isoform X4, producing the protein MLSHSRCLCRTLGRSLSALSQCNNVLAGRTASGLSTGNRVVYGNTQLCESPSSIVFHIRSFKTSAARREEVVTVNTPPFSESITEGDVRWEKAVGDSVKEDEVVCEIETDKTSLQVPSPAAGVVTELLVPDGGRVEAGNPLFKLKRGAAASEAAPAAEVPAAVKAAPAAEVPAAVKAAPAAEVPAAAAAPPPTLAAVPVAVPPLAAQAKPFSAVKPTATPPAAAAHGARTESRVKMNRMRLRIAQRLKEAQQTCAMLTTFNEIDMSNIQEMRKLHKDAFQKKHNIELGFMSAFVKASAHALMDQPSVNGVIDDTTKEIVYRDYVDISVAVATSKGLVVYVLLFTRDWLYMCSSSPGTGCICAPLHQGLVVYVLLFTRDWLYMCSSSPGTGCICAPLHQGLVVSVIRNVETMNFADVEKTINGLGEKARNNLLAVEDMDGGTFTISNGGVFGSLFGTPIINPPQSAILGMHGIFDRPVAIGGKVEIRPMMYVALTYDHRLVDGREAVTFLRKIKSVVEDPRVLLLDM; encoded by the exons TGTAATAATGTGCTGGCTGGAAGGACTGCTTCAG GCCTCTCCACTGGCAACAGGGTTGTCTACGGGAACACTCAGTT aTGTGAGTCTCCGTCATCAATTGTCTTCCACATTAGATCCTTCAAGACGTCTGCAGCACGTA ggGAGGAAGTTGTCACTGTCAACACCCCTCCGTTCTCTGAGTCGATCACAGAAGGGGACGTCAGGTGGGAGAAAG CTGTTGGAGATTCAGTGAAAGAGGATGAGGTGGTGTGTGAGATCGAGACTGACAAG ACCTCGTTGCAGGTGCCGTCTCCGGCGGCCGGTGTGGTCACGGAGCTCCTGGTGCCAgatggagggagggtagaggctgGGAATCCCCTCTTCAAACTCAAAAGAGGAG CAGCAGCATCCGAAGCCGCCCCAGCAGCAGAGGTCCCTGCAGCAGTCAAAGCCGCCCCAGCAGCAGAGGTCCCTGCAGCAGTCAAAGCCGCCCCAGCAGCAGAGGTCCCTGCAGCAGCCGCTGCCCCTCCCCCAACGCTGGCCGCCGTCCCTGTTGCCGTACCCCCCTTGGCAGCACAAGCCAAACCTT tttCTGCGGTCAAGCCCACTGCAacaccaccagcagcagcagcccaTGGGGCCAGGACAGAGAGCAGG GTAAAGATGAATCGTATGAGGCTGAGGATCGCCCAGCGACTGAAGGAGGCTCAGCAGACCTGTGCCATGCTCACCACCTTCAACGAGATAGACATGAG CAACATCCAGGAGATGAGGAAGCTCCATAAAGATGCTTTCCAGAAGAAACATAACATCGAGCTTGGCTTCATGTCGGCCTTCGTTAAGGCTTCAGCCCACGCTCTCATGGACCAGCCTTCTGTCAACGGAG TGATTGATGATACAACCAAAGAGATAGTTTACAGGGATTATGTCGATATCAGTGTGGCTGTGGCCACTTCGAAG GGGCTGGTTGTATATGTGCTCCTCTTCACCAGGGACTGGTTGTATATGTGCTCCTCTTCACCAGGGACTGGTTGTATATGTGCTCCTCTTCACCAGGGGCTGGTTGTATATGTGCTCCTCTTCACCAGGGACTGGTTGTATATGTGCTCCTCTTCACCAGGGACTGGTTGTATATGTGCTCCTCTTCACCAGGGACTGGTTGTATCGGTTATTCGCAACGTAGAGACCATGAACTTTGCTGACGTTGAGAAAACCATCAACGGTCTGGGAGAGAAG GCTCGTAATAATTTGCTGGCTGTGGAGGACATGGACGGAGGTACCTTCACCATCAGTAACGGGGGAGTGTTCGGGTCCTTGTTCGGCACGCCCATCATCAACCCACCCCAGTCTGCCATCCTGGGCATGCACGGTATCTTCGACAGGCCTGTGGCCATCGGCGGCAAG gtgGAGATCCGGCCCATGATGTACGTGGCTCTGACCTATGACCATCGGCTGGTCGACGGCAGAGAGGCAGTCACCTTCCTGCGTAAAATCAAGTCTGTGGTGGAGGATCCCCGCGTTCTTCTGCTCGACATGTGA
- the LOC129817873 gene encoding dihydrolipoyllysine-residue succinyltransferase component of 2-oxoglutarate dehydrogenase complex, mitochondrial-like isoform X6, with product MLSHSRCLCRTLGRSLSALSQCNNVLAGRTASGLSTGNRVVYGNTQLCESPSSIVFHIRSFKTSAARREEVVTVNTPPFSESITEGDVRWEKAVGDSVKEDEVVCEIETDKTSLQVPSPAAGVVTELLVPDGGRVEAGNPLFKLKRGAAASEAAPAAEVPAAVKAAPAAEVPAAVKAAPAAEVPAAAAAPPPTLAAVPVAVPPLAAQAKPFSAVKPTATPPAAAAHGARTESRVKMNRMRLRIAQRLKEAQQTCAMLTTFNEIDMSNIQEMRKLHKDAFQKKHNIELGFMSAFVKASAHALMDQPSVNGVIDDTTKEIVYRDYVDISVAVATSKARNNLLAVEDMDGGTFTISNGGVFGSLFGTPIINPPQSAILGMHGIFDRPVAIGGKVEIRPMMYVALTYDHRLVDGREAVTFLRKIKSVVEDPRVLLLDM from the exons TGTAATAATGTGCTGGCTGGAAGGACTGCTTCAG GCCTCTCCACTGGCAACAGGGTTGTCTACGGGAACACTCAGTT aTGTGAGTCTCCGTCATCAATTGTCTTCCACATTAGATCCTTCAAGACGTCTGCAGCACGTA ggGAGGAAGTTGTCACTGTCAACACCCCTCCGTTCTCTGAGTCGATCACAGAAGGGGACGTCAGGTGGGAGAAAG CTGTTGGAGATTCAGTGAAAGAGGATGAGGTGGTGTGTGAGATCGAGACTGACAAG ACCTCGTTGCAGGTGCCGTCTCCGGCGGCCGGTGTGGTCACGGAGCTCCTGGTGCCAgatggagggagggtagaggctgGGAATCCCCTCTTCAAACTCAAAAGAGGAG CAGCAGCATCCGAAGCCGCCCCAGCAGCAGAGGTCCCTGCAGCAGTCAAAGCCGCCCCAGCAGCAGAGGTCCCTGCAGCAGTCAAAGCCGCCCCAGCAGCAGAGGTCCCTGCAGCAGCCGCTGCCCCTCCCCCAACGCTGGCCGCCGTCCCTGTTGCCGTACCCCCCTTGGCAGCACAAGCCAAACCTT tttCTGCGGTCAAGCCCACTGCAacaccaccagcagcagcagcccaTGGGGCCAGGACAGAGAGCAGG GTAAAGATGAATCGTATGAGGCTGAGGATCGCCCAGCGACTGAAGGAGGCTCAGCAGACCTGTGCCATGCTCACCACCTTCAACGAGATAGACATGAG CAACATCCAGGAGATGAGGAAGCTCCATAAAGATGCTTTCCAGAAGAAACATAACATCGAGCTTGGCTTCATGTCGGCCTTCGTTAAGGCTTCAGCCCACGCTCTCATGGACCAGCCTTCTGTCAACGGAG TGATTGATGATACAACCAAAGAGATAGTTTACAGGGATTATGTCGATATCAGTGTGGCTGTGGCCACTTCGAAG GCTCGTAATAATTTGCTGGCTGTGGAGGACATGGACGGAGGTACCTTCACCATCAGTAACGGGGGAGTGTTCGGGTCCTTGTTCGGCACGCCCATCATCAACCCACCCCAGTCTGCCATCCTGGGCATGCACGGTATCTTCGACAGGCCTGTGGCCATCGGCGGCAAG gtgGAGATCCGGCCCATGATGTACGTGGCTCTGACCTATGACCATCGGCTGGTCGACGGCAGAGAGGCAGTCACCTTCCTGCGTAAAATCAAGTCTGTGGTGGAGGATCCCCGCGTTCTTCTGCTCGACATGTGA